The Pangasianodon hypophthalmus isolate fPanHyp1 chromosome 2, fPanHyp1.pri, whole genome shotgun sequence genome window below encodes:
- the ttll3 gene encoding tubulin monoglycylase TTLL3 isoform X1 has translation MGTLNNLGADRGVEADPGVRGKPGEELGMKKLNIDADDPQHSSMQQHTPGDTHTPAGTLYTLRADMCIYQMCVCVCVFEIGSPQQARVRGSRISFPVIHIDRLRAAKALVAKAVKEKKVFSVHGPYPVIRAALRARGWVERRLPRHSTWGHRHGDHEAEVTEETDSSNDDDRGQEGDKEDNADDMYNLMSRLVQNEMTYFYWTTKRDTVDYLSLQKDQMTNHYAKAGSFTTKVGLCMSLRNLQWFDSTDPDTFFPRCYRLGAEDEKQAFIDDFRRTACTSLLRYVVERAGGQVENDRTGEIYHVKQPQGLDKRHKPHAKHRIGVGLIETALRVCQEYLNSLEHCDIDISLETPPTLSEQQWTNFLHSYYLVIHDGVILEGCAEYAERCQSMLARMRKVCSQLETDGINNIWIIKPGAKSRGRGIVCMNRLDEILGLVDSDPGLIKDSKWVVQKYVERPLLIHGTKFDLRQWFLVTDWNPLTVWFYRECYLRFSTQLYSTHRLDSSVHLCNNSIQKYFQPSAGRDPSLPAESMWSCAEFRSWLSASGRGGLWEEVVLPGMRRAVIQTLLTAQDSVEPRKASFELYGADFLLGCDLNPWLLEVNVSPTMACSTAVTARLCPAVQEDTLRVVLDRRYDRNTDTGGFQLIYKQAPVEVPQYLGVNLLVEGAQIRRPRSFRAKTFIRSHYESLHKSRRVLQPHTRPSGKENQCEEEEEKRTWPPVSAQKVTMERSLTLQPLMEKRRMRPALPSSSGPNPSDCHHLHTSHTHTHHTHVRAEPTHTNTHRTQRHVLTLNRLEPSLEISSLQPGISYKSFYHQNTYIYTPLTHTVHVSHPALRMHQYFSLLQRQNTETSRNKGHAASKDCTSQREK, from the exons ATGGGAACTCTCAACAACCTGGGAGCAGACAGGGGTGTAGAAGCGGATCCTGGAGTGAGGGGAAAACCAGGAGAGGAGCTGGGAATGAAAA AATTGAATATTGATGCGGACGACCCTCAGCACTCGAGCATGCAGCAGCATACAccaggtgacacacacacacctgcaggcacactgtacacactacgtgcagatatgtgcatttatcaaatgtgtgtgtgtgtgtgtgtgtttgagatagGGTCCCCTCAGCAGGCCAGGGTCCGCGGCAGTCGTATAAGTTTTCCTGTGATACACATTGACAGACTGAGAGCAGCCAAAGCTCTAGTGGCCAAGGCTGTAAAG GAAAAGAAGGTGTTCTCGGTGCACGGGCCGTACCCTGTGATTCGCGCAGCTCTCAGAGCCAGAGGCTGGGTGGAGCGCCGGCTGCCTCGCCACTCCACATGGGGTCATCGCCATGGAGACCATGAGGCTGAGGTCACGGAAGAGACGGACAGCAGCAATGATGATG ACCGAGGACAGGAAGGAGACAAGGAGGACAACGCTGATGACATGTACAACCTCATG TCTCGTCTAGTGCAAAACGAAATGACATATTTCTACTGGACCACAAAGAGGGACACAGTCGACTATCTGTCATTACAAAAAGACCAGATGACTAATCACTACGCAAAAGCAGGATCCTTCACCACCAAG gTGGGCTTGTGCATGAGTTTAAGAAATCTGCAGTGGTTCGACTCAACAGACCCCGACACCTTCTTTCCACGCTGCTACCGGCTGGGAGCGGAGGACGAAAAGCAAGCGTTCATTG ATGACTTTAGACGTACTGCGTGCACAAGCCTGCTACGATATGTTGTAGAGAGAGCTGGAGGGCAAGTGGAGAACGACAGAACGGGCGAAATCTATCATGTTAAACAGCCTCAGG GTCTGGACAAGCGGCATAAACCGCATGCCAAGCACAGGATTGGAGTTGGACTGATTGAGACGGCATTGCGTGTGTGTCAGGAGTATCTAAACAGCCTGGAACACTGTGATATAGACATCTCTCTGGAAACCCCGCCCACCCTCTCAGAGCAACAGTGGACAAACTTTCTCCACAGCTACTACCTGGTTATTCA TGATGGCGTGATATTAGAGGGATGTGCTGAGTATGCAGAGCGCTGTCAGTCCATGCTAGCCCGAATGCGAAAGGTCTGTTCACAGCTGGAGACTGATGGCATCAATAACATCTGGATTATTAAACCAGGGGCTAAATCAAGAGGCAGGG gtATAGTGTGTATGAACAGGCTAGATGAGATCCTAGGTTTAGTCGACAGCGACCCGGGTCTGATTAAAGACAGTAAGTGGGTGGTGCAGAAGTACGTGGAGCGTCCACTGCTGATCCACGGCACTAAGTTCGACCTGCGCCAGTGGTTCCTGGTGACGGACTGGAACCCTCTGACGGTGTGGTTCTACCGGGAGTGTTACCTGCGTTTCTCCACCCAGCTCTACTCCACACACAGACTggacag CTCTGTCCATCTCTGCAACAACTCCATTCAGAAATATTTCCAGCCGAGTGCAGGTCGTGACCCATCGCTGCCTGCTGAGAGCATGTGGTCGTGTGCTGAGTTCCGCTCCTGGCTCTCGGCTTCGGGGCGGGGTGGTCTGTGGGAGGAGGTGGTGCTTCCAGGCATGAGAAGGGCCGTGATCCAGACGCTCCTGACGGCGCAGGACAGCGTGGAGCCTCGCAAGGCCAGCTTTGAGCTCTATGGAGCAGACTTCCTCCTGGGGTGTGACCTCAACCCCTGGCTGCTGGAGGTGAACGTCAGCCCCACCATGGCCTGCTCCACAGCCGTCACTGCCCGACTCTGCCCCGCCGTGCAGGAGGACACACTGCGCGTGGTGCTGGATCGACGCTACGACCGTAACACCGACACTGGAGGCTTCCAGCTCATATACAAGCAG GCACCAGTGGAGGTTCCTCAGTATTTAGGTGTGAACCTTTTAGTGGAAGGAGCTCAGATCAGACGTCCACGTTCGTTTCGCGCTAAAACATTCATCAGGTCTCATTATGAATCTCTACACAAATCCAGACGTGTTCTCCAACCTCACACTCGTCCTTCAGGTAAGGAGAACCagtgtgaggaggaggaggagaagaggaccTGGCCACCCGTCTCCGCCCAAAAGGTCACAATGGAGAGATCTTTAACTTTACAGCCTCTGATGGAGAAAAGACGCATGAGACCAGCATTACCCTCATCCTCAGGTCCTAATCCTTCTGACTGTCATCAccttcacacttcacacacccacacacatcatacacatgtACGGGCAGagccaacacacactaacactcacaggACCCAGAGACACGTGCTCACTCTGAACCGACTGGAACCTTCGCTGGAGATAAGCAGTCTACAGCCTGGGATCTCATACAAGAGCTTTTACCACCAgaacacatacatatacactcctctcacacacactgtgcatgttTCTCACCCAGCCTTACGCATGCACCAGTACTTCTCACTGCTCCAGCGGCAAAACACGGAGACGTCCAGAAACAAAGGACACGCAGCCTCGAAAGACTGTACAAGccaaagagagaaataa
- the ttll3 gene encoding tubulin monoglycylase TTLL3 isoform X2 — MGTLNNLGADRGVEADPGVRGKPGEELGMKKLNIDADDPQHSSMQQHTPGSPQQARVRGSRISFPVIHIDRLRAAKALVAKAVKEKKVFSVHGPYPVIRAALRARGWVERRLPRHSTWGHRHGDHEAEVTEETDSSNDDDRGQEGDKEDNADDMYNLMSRLVQNEMTYFYWTTKRDTVDYLSLQKDQMTNHYAKAGSFTTKVGLCMSLRNLQWFDSTDPDTFFPRCYRLGAEDEKQAFIDDFRRTACTSLLRYVVERAGGQVENDRTGEIYHVKQPQGLDKRHKPHAKHRIGVGLIETALRVCQEYLNSLEHCDIDISLETPPTLSEQQWTNFLHSYYLVIHDGVILEGCAEYAERCQSMLARMRKVCSQLETDGINNIWIIKPGAKSRGRGIVCMNRLDEILGLVDSDPGLIKDSKWVVQKYVERPLLIHGTKFDLRQWFLVTDWNPLTVWFYRECYLRFSTQLYSTHRLDSSVHLCNNSIQKYFQPSAGRDPSLPAESMWSCAEFRSWLSASGRGGLWEEVVLPGMRRAVIQTLLTAQDSVEPRKASFELYGADFLLGCDLNPWLLEVNVSPTMACSTAVTARLCPAVQEDTLRVVLDRRYDRNTDTGGFQLIYKQAPVEVPQYLGVNLLVEGAQIRRPRSFRAKTFIRSHYESLHKSRRVLQPHTRPSGKENQCEEEEEKRTWPPVSAQKVTMERSLTLQPLMEKRRMRPALPSSSGPNPSDCHHLHTSHTHTHHTHVRAEPTHTNTHRTQRHVLTLNRLEPSLEISSLQPGISYKSFYHQNTYIYTPLTHTVHVSHPALRMHQYFSLLQRQNTETSRNKGHAASKDCTSQREK; from the exons ATGGGAACTCTCAACAACCTGGGAGCAGACAGGGGTGTAGAAGCGGATCCTGGAGTGAGGGGAAAACCAGGAGAGGAGCTGGGAATGAAAA AATTGAATATTGATGCGGACGACCCTCAGCACTCGAGCATGCAGCAGCATACAccag GGTCCCCTCAGCAGGCCAGGGTCCGCGGCAGTCGTATAAGTTTTCCTGTGATACACATTGACAGACTGAGAGCAGCCAAAGCTCTAGTGGCCAAGGCTGTAAAG GAAAAGAAGGTGTTCTCGGTGCACGGGCCGTACCCTGTGATTCGCGCAGCTCTCAGAGCCAGAGGCTGGGTGGAGCGCCGGCTGCCTCGCCACTCCACATGGGGTCATCGCCATGGAGACCATGAGGCTGAGGTCACGGAAGAGACGGACAGCAGCAATGATGATG ACCGAGGACAGGAAGGAGACAAGGAGGACAACGCTGATGACATGTACAACCTCATG TCTCGTCTAGTGCAAAACGAAATGACATATTTCTACTGGACCACAAAGAGGGACACAGTCGACTATCTGTCATTACAAAAAGACCAGATGACTAATCACTACGCAAAAGCAGGATCCTTCACCACCAAG gTGGGCTTGTGCATGAGTTTAAGAAATCTGCAGTGGTTCGACTCAACAGACCCCGACACCTTCTTTCCACGCTGCTACCGGCTGGGAGCGGAGGACGAAAAGCAAGCGTTCATTG ATGACTTTAGACGTACTGCGTGCACAAGCCTGCTACGATATGTTGTAGAGAGAGCTGGAGGGCAAGTGGAGAACGACAGAACGGGCGAAATCTATCATGTTAAACAGCCTCAGG GTCTGGACAAGCGGCATAAACCGCATGCCAAGCACAGGATTGGAGTTGGACTGATTGAGACGGCATTGCGTGTGTGTCAGGAGTATCTAAACAGCCTGGAACACTGTGATATAGACATCTCTCTGGAAACCCCGCCCACCCTCTCAGAGCAACAGTGGACAAACTTTCTCCACAGCTACTACCTGGTTATTCA TGATGGCGTGATATTAGAGGGATGTGCTGAGTATGCAGAGCGCTGTCAGTCCATGCTAGCCCGAATGCGAAAGGTCTGTTCACAGCTGGAGACTGATGGCATCAATAACATCTGGATTATTAAACCAGGGGCTAAATCAAGAGGCAGGG gtATAGTGTGTATGAACAGGCTAGATGAGATCCTAGGTTTAGTCGACAGCGACCCGGGTCTGATTAAAGACAGTAAGTGGGTGGTGCAGAAGTACGTGGAGCGTCCACTGCTGATCCACGGCACTAAGTTCGACCTGCGCCAGTGGTTCCTGGTGACGGACTGGAACCCTCTGACGGTGTGGTTCTACCGGGAGTGTTACCTGCGTTTCTCCACCCAGCTCTACTCCACACACAGACTggacag CTCTGTCCATCTCTGCAACAACTCCATTCAGAAATATTTCCAGCCGAGTGCAGGTCGTGACCCATCGCTGCCTGCTGAGAGCATGTGGTCGTGTGCTGAGTTCCGCTCCTGGCTCTCGGCTTCGGGGCGGGGTGGTCTGTGGGAGGAGGTGGTGCTTCCAGGCATGAGAAGGGCCGTGATCCAGACGCTCCTGACGGCGCAGGACAGCGTGGAGCCTCGCAAGGCCAGCTTTGAGCTCTATGGAGCAGACTTCCTCCTGGGGTGTGACCTCAACCCCTGGCTGCTGGAGGTGAACGTCAGCCCCACCATGGCCTGCTCCACAGCCGTCACTGCCCGACTCTGCCCCGCCGTGCAGGAGGACACACTGCGCGTGGTGCTGGATCGACGCTACGACCGTAACACCGACACTGGAGGCTTCCAGCTCATATACAAGCAG GCACCAGTGGAGGTTCCTCAGTATTTAGGTGTGAACCTTTTAGTGGAAGGAGCTCAGATCAGACGTCCACGTTCGTTTCGCGCTAAAACATTCATCAGGTCTCATTATGAATCTCTACACAAATCCAGACGTGTTCTCCAACCTCACACTCGTCCTTCAGGTAAGGAGAACCagtgtgaggaggaggaggagaagaggaccTGGCCACCCGTCTCCGCCCAAAAGGTCACAATGGAGAGATCTTTAACTTTACAGCCTCTGATGGAGAAAAGACGCATGAGACCAGCATTACCCTCATCCTCAGGTCCTAATCCTTCTGACTGTCATCAccttcacacttcacacacccacacacatcatacacatgtACGGGCAGagccaacacacactaacactcacaggACCCAGAGACACGTGCTCACTCTGAACCGACTGGAACCTTCGCTGGAGATAAGCAGTCTACAGCCTGGGATCTCATACAAGAGCTTTTACCACCAgaacacatacatatacactcctctcacacacactgtgcatgttTCTCACCCAGCCTTACGCATGCACCAGTACTTCTCACTGCTCCAGCGGCAAAACACGGAGACGTCCAGAAACAAAGGACACGCAGCCTCGAAAGACTGTACAAGccaaagagagaaataa